In Candidatus Cohnella colombiensis, one DNA window encodes the following:
- a CDS encoding Cof-type HAD-IIB family hydrolase codes for MMYSAVVLDLDGTLLNSEKKISDRNCKSIMACYRQGMQIIFATARPPRAVYSFLPKELLDVGSFVFYNGAFISSSSLGINIHEPIHSVTSAEVLDHCINDNPNNEIGVEVMDEWFSLKEIDYSIVTSVKENPIVKSLEELKGFDATKILITGNINVRMLREKFDSDLNILVTDNGQLIQIMSKRASKEIGVAKLLDGFGLQNEEVIVFGDDHNDIGLFNTCGWSVAMGNAIKELKNIASKITESNDNDGVAIELERILGVTQGYIS; via the coding sequence ATGATGTACTCAGCAGTAGTTTTAGATCTAGATGGAACACTACTTAACTCAGAAAAGAAGATTTCAGACAGAAATTGCAAGAGTATCATGGCTTGTTATAGGCAAGGAATGCAAATAATCTTTGCTACTGCTCGTCCTCCAAGAGCCGTATATAGTTTTCTACCAAAGGAATTATTAGATGTTGGCTCTTTTGTATTTTATAATGGAGCTTTCATTTCCAGTTCTAGTCTTGGCATTAATATTCATGAACCAATCCATTCAGTTACTTCTGCAGAAGTTCTTGATCATTGTATAAACGATAACCCTAATAATGAGATAGGGGTTGAAGTAATGGATGAATGGTTCAGTCTGAAAGAGATTGATTACTCGATTGTCACGAGTGTAAAAGAGAATCCAATTGTAAAATCTCTTGAGGAGCTCAAAGGATTTGATGCTACAAAAATTTTGATAACTGGCAATATAAATGTAAGAATGCTTAGGGAAAAATTTGATTCCGACCTAAATATTCTAGTAACTGATAATGGACAGTTGATTCAAATCATGTCAAAGAGGGCATCAAAAGAAATTGGTGTAGCTAAATTACTCGATGGTTTTGGTCTTCAAAACGAAGAGGTTATTGTTTTTGGAGATGATCATAACGATATTGGATTATTTAATACTTGTGGGTGGTCAGTTGCAATGGGTAATGCAATAAAAGAATTGAAGAATATTGCAAGTAAAA
- a CDS encoding DUF4259 domain-containing protein: MGAWGYGNLENDTVLDWIEELFETDNMSLITESIECVLEDDDIDADTASIAIGAIEVLAALHGSPGTEEYEEELKEWIDQHKGNGKRLLSKAQKALNRILLESELKDLWEESESFEEWVKTIKDLERRLI; this comes from the coding sequence ATGGGAGCATGGGGATATGGAAATCTTGAAAACGATACAGTGCTTGATTGGATAGAAGAACTCTTTGAAACAGACAACATGAGCCTTATTACAGAGTCAATAGAATGTGTTCTTGAAGATGATGACATTGATGCAGATACTGCATCAATAGCAATAGGGGCAATTGAAGTATTGGCAGCTTTGCATGGTAGTCCAGGAACTGAAGAATATGAAGAAGAACTTAAAGAATGGATAGATCAACATAAAGGAAATGGGAAAAGGCTATTATCTAAAGCTCAGAAAGCACTAAATAGAATATTACTAGAATCAGAACTTAAAGATCTATGGGAAGAATCTGAAAGCTTTGAGGAATGGGTAAAGACAATAAAGGATCTGGAAAGAAGATTAATTTGA